From a region of the Buchnera aphidicola (Aphis fabae) genome:
- a CDS encoding YhgN family NAAT transporter: MTEIISTTILLILIMDPLGNLPVFMTILKNLNAKRRRIVVIREMIIALIVMLTFLFVGEKILNILNLKTETVSISGGIILFLIAIKMIFPSEDNNGLSSNEEPFLVPLAIPLVAGPSLLATLMLLSHQYLHNMSYLVGSLLIAWCFTIVVLLLSGFFLKLFGSKGVNALERLMGLILIMLATQMFLDGIRTWFQN, from the coding sequence ATGACTGAAATAATTTCTACAACTATATTATTGATTTTAATCATGGATCCTTTAGGGAATCTTCCTGTCTTTATGACGATACTAAAAAATTTAAATGCAAAAAGAAGAAGAATAGTAGTTATAAGAGAAATGATTATAGCTTTAATTGTTATGCTAACATTTTTATTTGTTGGTGAAAAAATACTCAATATTCTTAATTTAAAAACTGAAACAGTATCTATATCTGGTGGAATTATTTTATTTTTAATTGCTATTAAAATGATTTTTCCTTCAGAAGATAATAATGGATTATCTTCTAACGAAGAACCTTTTTTAGTGCCATTAGCAATTCCATTAGTAGCAGGACCATCTTTATTAGCCACATTAATGTTATTATCTCATCAATATTTGCATAATATGTCATATTTAGTAGGATCTTTACTAATAGCATGGTGCTTTACTATTGTAGTATTATTATTATCAGGTTTTTTTTTAAAATTATTTGGTTCAAAAGGTGTAAATGCTTTAGAAAGATTAATGGGTCTAATATTAATTATGCTTGCTACTCAAATGTTTCTTGATGGAATCAGAACATGGTTCCAAAATTAA
- a CDS encoding phosphoglycerate kinase — protein MKIRNMNEVNIKGQRVLIRCDLNVPIQNGIIQSDARILASLPTIELALRKKAKVIVMSHLGQPKNECYEKKYSLFPIFEYLKKKINYTKVYFSNDYSNIIPIKPGEMLVLENVRFNSGELKNDPVLSKKYSNLCDIFIMDAFGSAHRKQASTYGIGKFVNIACAGLLLISEITMLKKALKNPQRPMVSIVGGSKVSTKFNVLKKLSNISDTLIVGGGIANTFLAIDYNIGKSLHEPEFILKAKKLRDNYKNIVIPIDSRIGKNFSNIEPSIIRLPSNIKKNEEIMDFGDETIKKIVKIISKAKTIIWNGPVGVFEFPNFRKGTEKIAKAIANNSEFSIAGGGDTLSVIDMFCIKNKISYISTGGGAFLEFIEGKKLPAIDMLEKNFSQQILNNIFN, from the coding sequence ATGAAAATAAGAAATATGAACGAAGTAAATATAAAAGGACAAAGAGTCTTAATAAGATGTGATCTAAACGTTCCAATTCAAAATGGAATTATTCAATCTGATGCTAGAATATTAGCTTCACTTCCTACAATTGAATTGGCACTTCGGAAAAAAGCAAAAGTTATTGTTATGTCACATTTAGGACAACCAAAAAATGAGTGTTATGAAAAAAAATATTCGTTATTTCCTATATTTGAATATTTAAAAAAAAAAATAAACTACACTAAAGTATATTTTTCCAATGATTATTCAAATATTATTCCAATCAAACCTGGAGAAATGTTAGTTTTAGAAAATGTTCGCTTTAACTCAGGAGAATTAAAAAATGATCCTGTTTTATCTAAAAAATATTCTAACTTATGTGATATTTTTATTATGGATGCTTTTGGAAGTGCACATAGAAAACAAGCATCAACATATGGAATTGGAAAATTTGTAAATATTGCATGTGCAGGTCTGCTTTTAATATCTGAAATAACTATGCTCAAAAAGGCGTTAAAAAATCCACAACGTCCTATGGTATCTATAGTAGGAGGATCTAAAGTATCTACTAAATTTAATGTATTAAAAAAACTTTCTAATATTTCAGATACTTTAATAGTTGGAGGTGGTATTGCAAATACTTTTTTAGCAATTGATTATAACATTGGAAAATCATTACATGAACCAGAATTTATATTAAAAGCAAAAAAATTACGTGATAACTATAAAAATATTGTAATACCAATTGATTCTCGTATAGGAAAAAATTTTTCTAATATCGAACCATCTATAATTAGATTACCATCAAACATCAAAAAAAATGAAGAAATTATGGATTTCGGTGATGAAACTATAAAAAAAATTGTTAAAATAATTAGTAAAGCAAAAACAATTATTTGGAATGGTCCTGTAGGAGTCTTTGAATTTCCTAATTTTAGAAAAGGAACAGAAAAAATTGCTAAAGCAATAGCAAATAATTCCGAGTTTTCAATAGCTGGAGGTGGTGATACATTATCTGTTATTGATATGTTTTGTATTAAAAATAAAATTTCTTATATTTCAACAGGAGGCGGTGCATTTCTAGAATTTATTGAAGGTAAAAAACTACCTGCGATAGATATGCTAGAAAAAAATTTTTCTCAACAAATACTAAATAATATTTTTAATTAA
- the fbaA gene encoding class II fructose-bisphosphate aldolase: MNNLNSIKPGVITGDECQIIFELAKKKQFAIPAVNCIGTDSINAVLQTASRIRSPVIIQFSYGGASFIASSKKIFKTDQEQAIKGAISGARHVHLVAKHYNVPVILHTDHCHKEILPWIDGLIKEGKKHYKIYKKPLFTSHMIDLSKESLEDNISICSSYLKKIKKINMMLEIELGCTGGEEDGIDNSKISKELLYTEPKDVNYAYEKLIKISKNFTIAAAFGNIHGVYKAGNINLKPIILKESQNYVSTKHKLEKLPLNFVFHGGSGSDLEAIKESIKYGVIKMNIDTDIQWAAWKGVLNFYKKNKDFLQTQLGNKTGGNQPNKKYYDPRSWLRKSQESMSIRLEKTFKELNALNVF; this comes from the coding sequence TTGAATAATTTAAACTCTATTAAACCTGGTGTAATAACAGGTGATGAATGTCAAATAATATTTGAATTAGCTAAAAAAAAACAATTTGCAATACCAGCAGTAAATTGCATAGGTACTGATTCAATCAATGCTGTATTACAAACAGCTTCCAGAATAAGATCTCCTGTTATTATACAATTTTCTTATGGAGGAGCTTCTTTTATCGCTAGTTCTAAAAAAATATTTAAAACCGATCAAGAACAAGCTATAAAGGGAGCTATATCAGGAGCTAGACATGTACATTTAGTTGCAAAACACTATAATGTTCCAGTAATACTGCATACTGATCATTGTCATAAAGAAATATTACCATGGATTGATGGTCTAATTAAAGAGGGAAAAAAACATTATAAAATTTATAAAAAACCTCTTTTTACTTCTCATATGATTGATTTATCGAAAGAATCATTAGAAGATAACATTTCAATTTGCAGTTCATATTTAAAAAAAATAAAAAAAATTAATATGATGTTAGAAATTGAATTAGGATGCACAGGTGGTGAAGAAGATGGAATAGACAATAGTAAAATTAGTAAAGAATTGCTTTATACAGAACCTAAAGATGTTAACTATGCATATGAAAAATTAATTAAAATTAGTAAAAATTTTACTATAGCTGCTGCATTTGGAAATATACATGGAGTTTATAAAGCTGGAAATATTAATTTAAAACCTATTATTCTAAAAGAATCACAAAACTATGTGAGCACAAAGCATAAGTTAGAAAAACTACCATTAAATTTTGTATTTCATGGTGGATCAGGATCAGATCTAGAAGCAATTAAAGAATCTATCAAATATGGTGTGATTAAAATGAATATTGATACTGATATACAATGGGCTGCTTGGAAAGGTGTATTAAATTTTTATAAAAAAAATAAAGATTTTTTACAAACTCAGCTAGGTAATAAAACAGGGGGAAATCAACCAAATAAAAAATATTACGATCCAAGATCTTGGCTAAGAAAATCGCAAGAATCAATGTCTATAAGATTAGAAAAAACATTTAAGGAACTAAATGCATTAAATGTTTTTTAA
- the mscS gene encoding small-conductance mechanosensitive channel MscS translates to MDELNVVSDINHAGNWLIRNQELLFGYIINLTSSIVILVSGMFVAKIISNGVNKILITRNIDATIAGFLSALMRYIIITFTLIAALGKIGVQTTSVIAILGAAGMAIGLALQGSLSNFAAGVLLVTLRPLKTGEYVNLGNVAGTVLNIHIFYTTLRTLDGKIVVVPNNKIISGNIINYSREPARRNEFSISVAYNTDIDLVIKVLREVIENENRVIKDRDIIIGLSELAPSSLNFVVRCWSNTDELNSVYWDLMAEFKKALDKNNINIPYPQIDVHLYKKK, encoded by the coding sequence ATGGATGAACTTAATGTAGTAAGTGATATTAATCATGCAGGTAATTGGTTAATACGAAATCAAGAACTATTATTTGGATATATAATTAATTTGACATCATCTATTGTTATTTTAGTTTCTGGTATGTTTGTAGCAAAAATCATATCTAATGGAGTTAATAAAATATTAATTACTCGTAATATTGATGCTACTATTGCAGGTTTTCTTTCTGCTTTAATGAGATATATTATTATTACTTTTACATTAATTGCTGCATTAGGGAAAATAGGTGTTCAAACAACTTCTGTAATTGCTATATTAGGTGCTGCTGGAATGGCTATTGGATTAGCATTACAAGGTTCTCTGTCTAATTTTGCAGCAGGCGTTCTATTAGTAACACTAAGACCTTTAAAAACTGGAGAATATGTGAATTTAGGAAATGTAGCAGGAACAGTATTAAATATTCATATTTTTTATACAACTTTACGTACTTTAGATGGTAAAATTGTAGTCGTTCCAAATAATAAAATAATTTCTGGAAATATTATCAATTATTCAAGAGAACCTGCTCGAAGAAATGAATTTTCTATCAGTGTTGCATATAATACAGATATTGATTTAGTTATAAAAGTATTACGAGAAGTCATAGAAAATGAAAATAGAGTTATAAAAGATCGAGATATTATAATTGGTTTGAGTGAACTAGCACCATCTTCTTTGAATTTTGTTGTACGATGTTGGAGTAATACAGATGAATTAAATTCAGTATATTGGGATTTAATGGCTGAATTTAAAAAAGCATTAGATAAAAATAATATTAATATTCCTTACCCACAAATAGATGTTCATCTTTACAAAAAAAAATAA